The uncultured Desulfobulbus sp. genome window below encodes:
- a CDS encoding 8-oxo-dGTP diphosphatase — MSGAESGQPYQPIIGTLGYILSPDGQQTLLVHRNARAHDQHLGKYNGLGGKMEAGEDVLSCMRREIYEEAGIECTQMHLRGTINWTGFGPNGENWLGFIFLITAFTGIPFTENEEGSLRWFFLDDIMELPMWEGDRHFLPLVFDNDPRIFHGYMPYDNGKPMGWNFQRFE, encoded by the coding sequence GTGAGCGGTGCAGAAAGTGGACAGCCATATCAACCAATAATTGGCACATTGGGGTATATTCTCTCTCCGGATGGGCAACAAACACTGCTTGTTCATCGAAATGCTCGAGCTCATGACCAGCACCTTGGTAAATATAACGGCCTGGGTGGGAAAATGGAAGCAGGAGAGGACGTGCTCTCGTGTATGCGACGAGAAATTTATGAGGAAGCGGGGATTGAATGTACCCAGATGCACCTGCGCGGCACTATTAACTGGACAGGGTTTGGACCCAATGGTGAAAATTGGCTGGGATTTATTTTTTTAATTACCGCTTTTACCGGGATTCCTTTCACCGAGAACGAAGAGGGCTCGTTGCGTTGGTTTTTTTTAGACGACATTATGGAGTTACCCATGTGGGAAGGGGATCGTCACTTTTTACCTCTGGTTTTTGATAATGATCCCAGGATATTTCATGGTTATATGCCATACGATAATGGAAAACCCATGGGATGGAATTTTCAGCGATTTGAGTAA
- a CDS encoding HDOD domain-containing protein — protein sequence MPPAEKLIEKFKKIRTLPHIVTRLVQLVNDEESTLQDFEEVIRMDPALVARLLTLVNSSYFGLTRKVDSISRAVALLGMKNLHNIAVTDAIQGMLGSESSALEFSPERLWLHSAASGICCKMIAERIFSINGDDAYLCGILHDIGLIVEMQAEQEKFLALIEQLAPEGPSIIELEHTIFETDHSHIGYTLAKEWRIPDTIAEAIRDHHVINGKFTPQSPTGILQMSEYIIQQLNYPAVKEDLPLNLAPSLAAHIHKNVEEYKVLAEDLPEELENTQKMYGG from the coding sequence ATGCCACCAGCCGAAAAACTGATTGAGAAATTCAAAAAAATCAGAACACTTCCTCATATAGTCACGCGGCTGGTTCAACTGGTGAATGATGAAGAATCGACCTTGCAAGACTTTGAAGAAGTCATCCGTATGGATCCGGCCCTGGTAGCTCGACTGTTAACCCTGGTCAACAGCTCCTACTTTGGCCTCACCCGCAAGGTTGATTCGATATCTCGGGCGGTTGCATTGTTAGGTATGAAAAATCTTCATAACATCGCGGTCACCGACGCCATTCAAGGTATGTTGGGCTCCGAATCAAGTGCTCTTGAATTCTCTCCTGAGCGGTTATGGCTTCACAGTGCCGCCTCCGGAATCTGTTGCAAGATGATTGCCGAGCGCATCTTCTCAATTAATGGAGACGACGCATATCTTTGTGGAATTCTTCATGATATTGGCCTCATTGTCGAGATGCAGGCAGAACAGGAAAAATTTCTTGCACTCATCGAACAGCTGGCACCTGAAGGACCTTCAATAATTGAGTTAGAACATACAATATTTGAGACGGATCACAGCCATATCGGCTACACTTTGGCCAAAGAATGGCGTATTCCCGATACCATAGCCGAAGCTATTCGTGACCATCACGTCATCAATGGTAAATTTACACCGCAATCGCCCACTGGCATTCTTCAGATGAGCGAATACATCATTCAGCAACTCAACTATCCGGCGGTCAAAGAGGACCTGCCACTCAATCTGGCCCCCAGCCTTGCAGCTCACATTCATAAAAATGTGGAAGAATACAAAGTTTTAGCAGAAGACCTTCCAGAAGAGCTTGAAAATACTCAAAAAATGTACGGTGGTTAA
- a CDS encoding ankyrin, with the protein MAENEKKQTCPTCNGKKIIEGVCETSSEWQGKSPDGQVCTPDQTCPTCKGTGVVE; encoded by the coding sequence ATGGCCGAGAATGAAAAAAAACAAACCTGTCCCACCTGTAACGGAAAAAAAATCATCGAAGGTGTTTGTGAAACCAGCAGTGAATGGCAGGGTAAATCTCCAGATGGTCAGGTCTGCACACCCGACCAAACCTGCCCCACCTGCAAGGGCACCGGTGTGGTCGAGTAA
- a CDS encoding ParB/RepB/Spo0J family partition protein — protein sequence MTQLLPQTIHRVLGSNNLLLLVPGGYNPPQSGQRSNFIADLAMNLAQKLECYAVVNTKYKEQIMDLNDLQVIENRPRVREDFLLPIIRFQQEISKNGLPPLLLLLQPLPAQESAENMLLLGYGQGERKSAQAPHRPTLPASLLSKIRIALEDNHLSTALTESESPLSGHSENHLNQLFRSHNRSDLFNPEVNSLICYVRHDLINEQQTALSIASILAESLKPFLSTMSLVRTVDINSIDTDSSEDLQYIFRLQGDSRYVELMRESYIEELAQSIDRNGLLHPLVILKKNNGRYKILCGYRRYQALKRLGRLEVEAKVYQESDFAVEDFFNISLAENTKRRNLNPIEIGNFLESAASSLGLNNAELAEQFGSTLGIGKPGQNVSHSTIHKYRKVNQIRLRGESPEIISDVVNEKLQFSIAAEVLAPLKNSKERDALYLEIIKPFGPTRPQLTKIITLLRDIEPELHNALASQKVQQSIRRSLKAPQPITTLLKSLAGQSQPSKSGTKNALENTVSDLRKNIFGEKATKRDFNATPVSKTKKDELIIQFRLKKGQEQDTLLRLQKILEKSELFDPLSPQN from the coding sequence ATGACACAATTGCTCCCCCAAACCATTCACCGAGTACTTGGCAGTAACAACCTTTTACTGCTTGTCCCAGGTGGATATAATCCACCTCAATCCGGCCAGAGATCTAATTTCATTGCTGACCTCGCAATGAATCTCGCCCAAAAACTTGAGTGTTACGCGGTCGTTAACACGAAATATAAAGAACAGATCATGGATCTCAATGATCTGCAGGTCATTGAAAACCGTCCTCGAGTACGTGAAGATTTTCTTCTGCCCATTATTCGTTTTCAACAAGAAATAAGCAAGAATGGCCTCCCCCCACTCCTGCTTCTTTTGCAGCCCCTGCCAGCTCAAGAGTCTGCAGAAAACATGCTCCTGCTTGGGTACGGGCAAGGTGAAAGGAAATCTGCACAGGCTCCTCACCGCCCTACGCTCCCGGCCTCCTTACTTTCAAAAATACGCATCGCCCTTGAAGACAACCATTTGAGCACCGCGCTCACCGAGTCCGAATCTCCGCTGAGCGGGCACAGCGAAAACCACCTCAATCAGCTGTTCCGTAGTCACAACCGGTCTGATCTTTTTAACCCTGAAGTCAACTCTCTGATCTGCTACGTACGCCATGACCTCATCAACGAGCAGCAGACGGCTCTCTCCATTGCCTCCATCCTGGCTGAGAGCCTCAAGCCATTTCTCTCAACCATGTCTCTTGTGCGTACCGTCGACATCAACAGTATAGACACAGACAGTAGCGAGGACTTGCAGTATATTTTCCGTCTTCAGGGAGATAGCCGTTACGTTGAGTTAATGCGGGAATCCTATATTGAAGAACTTGCTCAATCCATCGACCGAAACGGTCTCTTGCACCCTTTGGTCATCCTGAAAAAGAACAACGGCCGCTATAAAATTCTTTGTGGGTACCGAAGATATCAGGCTCTTAAACGACTGGGAAGGCTTGAGGTTGAAGCCAAAGTCTATCAAGAATCGGATTTTGCGGTTGAGGATTTTTTCAATATCTCTCTTGCTGAAAACACAAAACGAAGAAATCTCAACCCCATTGAGATTGGCAATTTTCTCGAATCAGCAGCCTCATCCTTGGGACTTAATAACGCAGAGCTCGCCGAACAGTTTGGTTCCACGTTAGGTATCGGTAAACCAGGACAAAACGTCTCCCACTCAACAATCCATAAATACCGCAAGGTTAACCAGATTCGTCTTCGTGGCGAATCCCCCGAGATCATTTCCGATGTGGTCAACGAAAAACTCCAGTTTTCCATTGCCGCGGAGGTCCTTGCTCCGCTTAAAAACAGTAAAGAACGAGACGCACTCTATCTGGAAATCATCAAACCCTTTGGCCCGACCCGCCCTCAACTCACTAAAATCATCACACTGCTGCGCGACATCGAACCTGAACTACACAACGCTTTGGCCAGTCAAAAGGTGCAACAGAGCATACGCAGAAGCCTTAAAGCCCCTCAACCGATAACCACCTTACTCAAGTCCCTTGCCGGTCAGTCTCAGCCCAGTAAAAGTGGGACAAAAAATGCGCTTGAAAATACAGTCTCAGACCTTCGCAAAAATATTTTTGGCGAAAAAGCAACAAAAAGAGATTTCAACGCCACGCCCGTTTCCAAAACCAAGAAAGACGAACTGATCATTCAGTTTCGCCTGAAAAAAGGCCAAGAGCAGGATACCTTGCTTCGCTTGCAGAAAATTCTCGAGAAGAGCGAATTATTCGATCCTCTCTCGCCACAAAATTGA
- a CDS encoding lytic transglycosylase domain-containing protein: MFHDAAHLGRVYSVIELTDWKYPWASWLNRERIQEEKKRITTLLSALAAGHPPRNKEERRIAALFTRLPSTALRQAQETLRMQLGQKDRFMQGVQRSTRYMNSFRQIFSRYGLPQELAYLPHVESSFTSTAHSKAGAAGLWQFTQSTGQQYLMINDRVDERYDPLRATEAAAQFLKENYNVLGSWPLALTAYNYGRAGMVRAKQKHGSYAKIFTHYDQGYFKFAARNFYSEFLAALRVAKQLEKNIPLSPAIRLPEPGYRLTMPTTLKEMLFHTGLSKAIFLQVNPALRKPVVSELLPAPAGYKVRTVPSTSQKKAHIAPAPNRPVPHIKHQNPNRHKAHLQKSTLAQ; the protein is encoded by the coding sequence GTGTTTCATGATGCTGCACACCTGGGGAGAGTTTACAGCGTTATTGAACTCACCGACTGGAAATATCCGTGGGCATCATGGCTCAATCGCGAGCGTATCCAGGAAGAAAAAAAGAGAATCACCACTCTTTTAAGCGCTCTTGCAGCCGGTCATCCCCCCAGAAACAAAGAAGAACGGCGCATCGCCGCTCTTTTTACTCGCCTCCCCTCTACGGCCCTGCGGCAAGCCCAGGAGACTCTTCGCATGCAACTTGGTCAAAAAGATCGTTTCATGCAAGGTGTTCAGCGTTCAACCCGTTACATGAACAGCTTTCGTCAAATTTTCAGTCGTTATGGCCTCCCCCAGGAACTGGCCTACCTGCCACATGTTGAATCTTCATTTACTTCGACCGCTCACAGTAAGGCAGGGGCCGCGGGTTTATGGCAATTCACCCAATCCACTGGTCAACAGTATCTCATGATCAACGACCGAGTGGATGAAAGGTACGATCCCCTGCGGGCGACAGAAGCCGCAGCCCAATTTTTAAAGGAAAATTATAACGTGCTTGGCTCCTGGCCGCTGGCCCTAACCGCCTATAACTATGGACGGGCGGGTATGGTACGGGCAAAACAAAAGCACGGAAGTTATGCCAAAATATTCACTCACTACGACCAGGGATATTTTAAATTTGCAGCCCGCAATTTTTACTCCGAATTTTTAGCAGCCCTGCGCGTCGCAAAACAACTGGAGAAGAACATTCCCCTTTCTCCTGCAATACGGCTTCCTGAACCCGGATATCGCCTCACTATGCCAACAACGCTCAAAGAGATGCTCTTTCACACCGGCCTGAGCAAAGCTATCTTTCTTCAAGTGAACCCGGCTCTCCGCAAACCGGTGGTTTCTGAGCTATTGCCCGCTCCAGCAGGCTACAAAGTTCGAACGGTTCCGTCGACCTCTCAAAAGAAGGCCCACATTGCTCCTGCCCCCAATCGCCCGGTACCCCACATCAAACACCAAAATCCAAACCGACACAAAGCGCACTTGCAAAAAAGTACTCTTGCACAGTAG
- the rny gene encoding ribonuclease Y, translating into MELNVTTLLLALVNLVAGLAVGILLRKRLVEGNQKNIALQGRQIIENAISEAEQIKKEALLQAKEEAFQIKQEADRELKASRQELKDDQRRLNRKFDEIQREFQILEEKQVSLKYREERLEVNEADVEAQHKQLTSLVDEQRYKLEKIAGIDREEAKIQLMQSIESEARMECAKRLSRIENEMKIEADRKGKNILALAIARYAGDYVADKTVSMVPLPNEEMKGRIIGREGRNIRAIEAATGIDIIIDDTPEAVILSGFNPIRREVARLALEHLISDGRIHPARIEEVVLKVSEDLEVGIRESGEQATFDVGAHGMHVELINLIGRLKYRTSYGQNILQHSLEVAFLCGVMAAELGLDVKKAKRAGLLHDIGKAVDHEVEGSHAIIGRDLAKKYGEPDDIVYAIGAHHEDQPPKSVLDVLVQSADALSGARPGARKEMLQSYVKRLEDLENIANNFKGVDKSYAIQAGRDLRIIVDSLKVTDDEATLLSRDIAKAIEEQLTYPGQIRVTVIRETRAVEYAK; encoded by the coding sequence ATGGAACTCAACGTTACAACATTACTTTTGGCTTTGGTCAACCTTGTTGCCGGGCTTGCTGTTGGTATCCTGCTTCGTAAACGGTTGGTTGAAGGTAACCAGAAAAATATCGCCCTGCAGGGGCGGCAAATTATTGAAAATGCGATCAGTGAAGCCGAACAGATAAAAAAAGAAGCCTTGCTTCAGGCCAAAGAAGAAGCCTTTCAAATTAAACAGGAAGCTGATCGTGAGCTGAAGGCCAGTCGACAGGAACTCAAAGATGATCAACGTCGGCTGAACCGAAAATTTGATGAGATTCAGCGTGAGTTTCAAATTCTTGAAGAAAAGCAGGTCAGCCTGAAGTATCGCGAGGAGCGACTAGAGGTGAATGAGGCTGATGTCGAGGCTCAGCACAAACAACTCACGTCTCTGGTTGATGAGCAACGCTACAAGTTGGAGAAAATTGCAGGTATCGACCGAGAAGAAGCCAAAATTCAGTTGATGCAATCCATTGAGAGCGAGGCACGTATGGAATGTGCCAAACGGCTTTCTCGGATTGAAAACGAAATGAAGATTGAGGCTGATCGCAAAGGCAAGAATATTCTGGCCCTGGCTATTGCCCGCTATGCCGGGGATTACGTGGCCGATAAGACAGTTTCCATGGTGCCGTTGCCCAATGAGGAGATGAAAGGGCGGATCATCGGTCGTGAAGGTCGAAATATTCGAGCCATCGAGGCCGCAACCGGTATCGATATTATCATTGATGACACCCCCGAGGCGGTCATACTTTCCGGATTTAATCCCATTCGTCGCGAAGTGGCCAGGCTTGCTCTGGAACATCTCATCTCTGATGGACGTATTCATCCCGCCCGCATTGAAGAGGTGGTGCTAAAGGTTTCCGAGGATCTTGAAGTCGGTATTCGCGAATCCGGTGAGCAGGCTACCTTCGATGTCGGGGCTCACGGCATGCATGTTGAGTTGATCAACTTGATCGGGCGGTTAAAGTACCGCACCAGTTATGGCCAGAATATTTTACAACATTCCCTTGAAGTGGCTTTTCTCTGCGGGGTGATGGCTGCCGAACTTGGCCTGGATGTGAAAAAGGCCAAACGAGCTGGATTGCTCCATGATATCGGTAAGGCTGTTGATCACGAAGTTGAAGGTTCTCACGCTATCATCGGGCGGGATCTGGCCAAAAAATATGGTGAGCCGGATGATATCGTTTATGCTATCGGCGCCCATCATGAAGATCAACCGCCCAAGTCGGTACTGGACGTGTTGGTGCAGTCTGCAGATGCCCTTTCTGGTGCTCGTCCTGGTGCACGGAAAGAGATGCTACAGAGCTATGTGAAGCGACTTGAAGATCTTGAAAACATAGCCAATAATTTTAAAGGGGTTGATAAGTCTTACGCCATTCAGGCTGGACGTGACCTGCGAATTATTGTTGACAGTTTGAAGGTCACCGACGATGAGGCAACGCTTTTGAGTCGGGATATTGCCAAAGCGATTGAAGAACAGCTGACCTACCCCGGGCAGATTCGGGTGACGGTCATTCGAGAAACCAGAGCAGTAGAATACGCGAAGTAG
- a CDS encoding cell division protein ZapA, which produces MEERRVQFSLFGQEYTFYSDAPEDEVQAVIALLRTELENVSSFGASSVLSTKQLVLGCLRMAAKYIQLQREHERYCQSREQATEVLIGKILRAVEE; this is translated from the coding sequence ATGGAAGAGCGACGGGTCCAGTTTTCTCTTTTTGGACAGGAGTATACCTTTTATAGTGATGCCCCGGAGGATGAAGTCCAGGCTGTTATTGCCCTGTTGCGCACAGAGCTTGAAAATGTTTCAAGCTTTGGAGCAAGTTCTGTTCTCTCAACCAAACAGCTCGTACTTGGGTGTCTACGCATGGCCGCCAAATATATTCAACTTCAGCGGGAGCATGAACGGTACTGTCAATCCCGGGAGCAGGCAACAGAAGTTCTGATTGGAAAAATTTTGCGTGCAGTCGAGGAGTAA
- the zapB gene encoding cell division protein ZapB translates to MEYNTEMARLEQFVDTLLDKYNQLKTEYHALQDLVQQRENECAQLKNQVLELSAERQEVGLKVTGLLYRIEQWEQEQHTQERVGNSQKAPELSAEELSS, encoded by the coding sequence ATGGAATACAATACTGAGATGGCTCGACTAGAGCAATTTGTCGATACCCTGCTGGATAAATATAATCAATTGAAAACAGAGTATCATGCTCTCCAGGATCTTGTTCAGCAACGGGAAAATGAATGTGCGCAGCTTAAAAATCAGGTCCTTGAATTGAGTGCCGAGCGCCAAGAGGTCGGGCTTAAAGTCACAGGATTGTTGTATCGGATCGAGCAGTGGGAGCAGGAGCAACATACACAGGAAAGAGTCGGGAATTCTCAGAAAGCTCCAGAGCTGTCTGCAGAAGAACTATCGAGTTAA
- a CDS encoding molybdenum cofactor biosynthesis protein MoaE translates to MDISKTIAEMKKRPDFTENVGMILIHNGTVRAWSRGDHADVLGLETTVDDEKVEQLRQEYLERPGIYDIIIETHSGTFKPGDDLLFIIVAGDIRENIKPVLADLLDRVKAEAVTKKEIKG, encoded by the coding sequence ATGGATATATCCAAAACCATCGCAGAAATGAAAAAAAGGCCGGATTTTACAGAAAATGTCGGCATGATATTGATCCATAACGGCACGGTTCGCGCGTGGTCTCGAGGCGACCATGCAGATGTTCTTGGCCTAGAAACAACGGTCGATGATGAAAAAGTTGAACAATTACGACAGGAATACCTTGAACGTCCTGGAATCTATGACATAATAATTGAAACACATTCCGGCACATTTAAACCAGGTGACGATCTGCTCTTTATCATCGTTGCCGGTGATATTCGTGAAAATATCAAACCGGTTCTTGCAGATTTGCTCGATCGCGTCAAAGCCGAGGCTGTAACCAAAAAAGAAATCAAGGGATAA
- a CDS encoding response regulator, which yields MVMSSLFADLVDPSGELTTLLTHLEQETRDILYFCLNQTGKHSSSVEFPLTPDEAIAAIGAHEAQSSEVSFCLENRPFFFLAVPDLQGFILATSNIQTPETSPEILSTIVQLSVRLFLSHRETTETVNRLRIQKKQFDRKSAVLEKKFQNIMAENEQNYLKIQEQQRSYSERLQAEIRLQTAELWTAKKAAEAANVAKSEFLAAMSHEIRTPMNGIIGFTDMLLDTGLDLEQEEFAQTIKRSADALLSLINDILDFSKVEAGKLDLECINFDPEITAQDVCDLVRPKVASRPIEVLCRIDDALPANVMGDPGRYRQVLVNLMGNSAKFTKKGELELSIEVDTETESTITLHARIRDTGIGIPEDKLESIFEAFSQADGSTTREYGGTGLGLSICRKIAGLMDGHVWAESEVNKGSTFHFTASLQKAPEEKKKNFKKVSLVNKRILVVDDNPTNLSIVSHILMAAGLKVESMGDSSQVETLLHQAIAEASLPDLIILDIQMPAPDGYALAQLIRHDMRETAHIPLLAYTSTTERNAQKCKNAGFDAFLTKPTRREILFKTIEKLIANEKPPSPSTENEKFITQYSVREEIKQSVRILLAEDNPVNQKLAVLILNKAGYKVEVANNGRKAIDTFTAHPEGFDLILMDIQMPELDGLEATKELRSRGFTAIPIIAMTANAMKGDREICLEAGMNDYISKPVKREIIFEIIEKWLHWELGR from the coding sequence ATGGTCATGTCATCGCTGTTTGCCGACCTTGTTGATCCATCGGGTGAACTGACGACCCTCCTGACTCATCTTGAGCAGGAGACCCGTGATATCCTCTATTTCTGCCTCAATCAAACAGGAAAACATAGCTCATCTGTAGAGTTCCCCCTCACTCCCGACGAGGCGATTGCAGCAATTGGCGCCCACGAGGCGCAATCGTCAGAAGTGAGTTTTTGTCTTGAGAATCGTCCCTTTTTTTTTCTTGCAGTTCCTGATCTTCAAGGTTTTATCCTTGCGACCTCAAATATCCAGACGCCTGAAACATCGCCTGAGATTCTCAGTACCATAGTACAACTCTCCGTACGTCTGTTTCTTTCACATCGGGAAACGACAGAAACCGTCAACCGTCTTCGTATCCAAAAAAAGCAGTTTGACCGTAAATCCGCTGTATTGGAAAAAAAGTTTCAAAATATCATGGCGGAAAACGAGCAAAATTATTTAAAAATCCAGGAGCAACAGCGTAGTTATTCTGAAAGACTTCAGGCAGAGATACGGCTACAGACAGCTGAACTCTGGACAGCTAAAAAAGCCGCAGAGGCTGCCAACGTAGCAAAGAGCGAATTTCTAGCGGCGATGAGTCATGAAATTCGCACCCCCATGAATGGCATTATCGGCTTTACGGATATGCTGCTTGACACTGGCCTGGACCTGGAACAGGAAGAATTTGCCCAGACGATCAAACGTAGTGCCGATGCCCTGCTTTCGCTCATCAATGATATTCTCGATTTCTCCAAGGTTGAGGCAGGTAAGCTTGACCTTGAATGCATCAACTTTGATCCAGAAATCACTGCCCAGGATGTCTGTGACCTCGTCCGTCCCAAGGTAGCCTCCCGACCGATCGAAGTCCTGTGCCGTATTGATGATGCCCTTCCGGCAAACGTTATGGGGGATCCTGGTCGGTATAGACAGGTACTGGTAAACCTCATGGGAAACTCAGCCAAGTTTACCAAAAAAGGTGAGCTAGAGCTCTCTATCGAGGTGGATACAGAAACCGAATCAACTATCACTCTCCATGCGCGTATTCGTGATACGGGAATAGGTATTCCCGAGGATAAGCTGGAATCAATTTTTGAGGCTTTTAGTCAGGCGGATGGCTCAACCACGCGTGAGTACGGTGGAACAGGCCTGGGGCTTTCCATCTGTCGAAAAATTGCGGGGCTGATGGATGGGCATGTCTGGGCAGAAAGCGAAGTCAACAAGGGGAGCACGTTTCATTTCACAGCAAGCCTGCAAAAAGCTCCGGAAGAGAAAAAGAAGAATTTCAAAAAAGTTTCTCTGGTCAACAAACGCATTCTGGTTGTCGATGACAATCCAACCAACCTCAGTATTGTCAGCCATATTTTAATGGCTGCTGGTCTCAAGGTTGAATCAATGGGTGATAGTTCTCAGGTTGAGACTTTGCTGCATCAGGCTATTGCCGAAGCATCCCTGCCCGATCTTATCATTCTTGATATCCAGATGCCTGCCCCGGATGGGTACGCACTTGCACAACTCATCCGCCACGACATGAGGGAAACAGCGCACATTCCACTCTTGGCCTACACCTCGACCACTGAACGCAACGCCCAAAAATGTAAAAATGCGGGCTTTGATGCCTTTCTGACCAAACCGACCAGGCGAGAGATTCTTTTTAAAACCATTGAAAAACTCATAGCCAATGAGAAGCCTCCTTCCCCCAGCACTGAGAACGAGAAATTTATCACCCAGTACAGTGTACGTGAGGAAATCAAGCAATCAGTCCGCATTCTTCTGGCCGAAGACAATCCGGTCAATCAAAAGCTTGCGGTCCTGATTTTGAATAAGGCAGGATATAAGGTTGAAGTTGCCAATAATGGGCGCAAGGCTATCGACACATTTACAGCGCATCCAGAAGGATTCGACCTCATCTTGATGGATATTCAGATGCCGGAGCTTGACGGCCTTGAAGCCACCAAAGAATTACGATCCCGAGGATTTACAGCCATTCCCATTATCGCGATGACGGCTAATGCCATGAAAGGTGACCGAGAAATATGTCTGGAAGCGGGCATGAATGACTACATTAGCAAACCCGTCAAAAGAGAAATCATTTTTGAAATCATTGAAAAGTGGTTACACTGGGAACTCGGACGATAA
- a CDS encoding YihY/virulence factor BrkB family protein: MTPVNQEVSSSSFSTFHTLLRILYREFFLHHIPMRAAALTFSIILSMVPILALSTSIVKGLGNDQQLKTGINHLIDQWEPIVVQQNPSSSEDDSASIPPEAVLHRATAFIFNYVDQTNFAALGLFGVFALLLTTFFVFSSIEDALNTIWHTLNHREWQRKFVDYLALILFLPLSFNLAFALEALFTSDEIVQRLNQVFPNTMVQLLLFQITPFLFIVTTLTLLYIFVPQKNVALFPAFAGGLVASSLWLIIQKIYFLLQLGVANYNIIYGSFASIPLFLIWLYHGWLCILLGALLSYALQHRHDYLFTSQTSPLQQQLALAIDILLLIYSNYGQRHPTTVRSIQEQLTGSTLREINSVLQQLIQGGYITHDGDGDPLLPCVAAEQLFASEIVFYLLGDNKLKGVTGGEKLTAVWLDTLRESSRASFSQLLRSTTNDTIAPPNHSPSTWQ; encoded by the coding sequence ATGACACCAGTAAATCAGGAGGTTTCCTCGTCGAGTTTTTCTACATTTCACACCCTACTGCGTATCCTCTATCGTGAATTTTTTCTGCACCATATTCCCATGCGTGCAGCTGCGCTTACCTTTTCGATCATTCTCTCAATGGTCCCCATCCTTGCACTGAGTACATCCATAGTTAAGGGGTTGGGCAACGATCAACAACTCAAAACAGGGATCAATCATCTGATAGACCAGTGGGAGCCCATAGTTGTCCAACAAAACCCTTCCTCCTCGGAAGACGACAGTGCCTCCATTCCCCCCGAGGCAGTTCTCCATCGAGCGACAGCCTTTATCTTCAATTATGTCGATCAGACTAATTTTGCAGCCCTCGGCCTCTTTGGGGTCTTTGCCCTGCTCCTGACAACCTTTTTTGTTTTCTCATCTATTGAAGATGCCCTCAACACCATCTGGCACACCCTTAACCACCGGGAATGGCAGAGGAAGTTTGTCGATTATCTAGCCTTGATACTCTTTCTCCCCCTATCCTTCAACCTAGCCTTTGCTCTTGAAGCACTGTTTACGAGCGATGAGATAGTACAACGCTTGAACCAGGTTTTTCCCAACACTATGGTGCAACTGCTGCTGTTTCAGATAACCCCATTCCTGTTTATCGTGACGACCCTCACCCTGCTCTACATCTTTGTACCGCAAAAGAATGTTGCTCTTTTCCCCGCGTTTGCGGGAGGATTAGTCGCTTCATCACTTTGGTTGATTATCCAAAAAATATATTTTCTGCTTCAGCTTGGCGTGGCCAACTATAATATCATTTATGGTTCATTCGCCTCTATCCCTCTCTTTCTTATTTGGTTGTATCACGGCTGGCTCTGCATTCTTCTGGGGGCATTGCTCTCTTACGCCCTACAACACAGGCACGACTATCTGTTCACCTCACAAACAAGTCCTCTGCAGCAGCAACTTGCCTTGGCAATAGATATCTTGCTGCTGATATATAGTAATTATGGACAACGTCATCCAACTACAGTGCGCTCCATACAAGAGCAGCTCACGGGGTCAACTTTAAGGGAAATTAATTCCGTGCTTCAACAACTCATCCAAGGCGGCTATATTACACATGATGGTGATGGCGACCCATTATTACCCTGCGTTGCAGCTGAGCAACTCTTTGCTTCGGAAATCGTTTTTTATCTCTTGGGGGATAACAAACTCAAAGGCGTCACAGGGGGAGAAAAACTGACTGCTGTTTGGCTCGATACTCTTCGGGAGTCTTCGCGTGCCTCTTTCTCCCAATTACTTAGGAGTACAACCAATGACACAATTGCTCCCCCAAACCATTCACCGAGTACTTGGCAGTAA